The following are from one region of the Phormidium sp. PBR-2020 genome:
- a CDS encoding phosphoglycerate mutase family protein, whose protein sequence is MATTVILVRHGQSTYNLEQRMQGRCNKSVLTPAGQDSARLVGRALQGVSLNALYCSPLARAQETAEIVCSQHSQNLHPIPSDLLLEVDLPLWEELRRDEVKERFADDYRRWKQEPHNFSMEIPTDDGGVRSHFPVPALRDQAQQFWQSLLSQHSGQTIAVVAHNGINRCLISTALGIGADQYQVIQQSNCNISVLRFAGGLEDIVQLESMNQVGHLGGDPFPDLRPGHQGARILLVRHGETQWNRESRFQGQIDVPLNDNGRAQGRRVAEFLKSIPIGFAVTSPMLRPKETAQLILEHHPQVSLAENEELREISHGLWEGKLEAEIQAEYGDLLDQWKVTPETVQMPDGENLEQVWQRAKTAWDAIVETYADRQETGIVVAHDAVNKAILCNLFGLGPEHFWNFKQGNGCVSVIDYPKGTAGHPVLQTSNVTAHLNDGVFDQTAAGAL, encoded by the coding sequence CTGGCTACTACCGTCATCTTAGTTCGTCACGGACAAAGCACCTACAACCTAGAGCAGCGGATGCAAGGACGCTGCAACAAATCCGTTCTCACCCCCGCCGGACAAGACTCGGCCCGACTCGTGGGACGCGCCCTCCAAGGCGTTTCTCTCAATGCCCTCTATTGTAGCCCCCTCGCTCGCGCCCAAGAAACCGCCGAAATCGTCTGTTCACAGCATTCTCAGAACCTACACCCCATCCCCTCCGACTTACTCCTCGAAGTTGACCTACCCCTCTGGGAGGAACTGCGACGCGATGAAGTCAAAGAACGCTTCGCCGACGACTATCGCCGCTGGAAACAGGAACCCCATAACTTCTCCATGGAGATTCCCACAGACGATGGGGGAGTGCGATCGCACTTTCCGGTTCCGGCCCTGCGCGACCAAGCCCAACAATTCTGGCAATCCCTCCTCAGCCAACATTCCGGGCAAACCATCGCCGTCGTTGCCCACAATGGCATCAACCGCTGTCTCATCTCCACCGCCTTAGGCATTGGGGCCGACCAGTATCAGGTTATTCAACAGTCTAACTGCAACATCTCCGTCCTGCGCTTCGCCGGTGGCCTAGAGGACATCGTCCAACTTGAGTCTATGAACCAAGTGGGACATCTCGGCGGTGACCCCTTCCCCGATCTGCGTCCCGGTCATCAGGGGGCCCGTATTCTTCTGGTGCGTCACGGAGAAACCCAATGGAACCGGGAATCTCGCTTCCAAGGACAAATCGATGTCCCCCTCAACGACAACGGCCGCGCTCAAGGCCGACGAGTTGCCGAGTTCCTTAAATCAATTCCCATCGGGTTCGCCGTCACCAGTCCCATGTTGCGGCCCAAAGAAACGGCCCAACTGATTCTAGAACATCACCCCCAGGTCAGCCTCGCCGAAAACGAGGAACTACGAGAAATTAGTCACGGACTCTGGGAAGGGAAACTCGAAGCCGAAATCCAAGCCGAATATGGCGACCTTCTCGACCAATGGAAAGTTACCCCAGAAACCGTGCAAATGCCCGACGGGGAAAACCTAGAGCAAGTCTGGCAACGGGCTAAAACCGCCTGGGATGCCATTGTCGAGACCTATGCTGACCGACAAGAAACCGGCATTGTCGTCGCTCATGACGCAGTCAACAAAGCCATTCTCTGTAACCTCTTTGGCCTCGGTCCTGAACATTTCTGGAACTTCAAACAGGGCAACGGTTGCGTCAGCGTCATCGACTATCCCAAAGGGACAGCGGGCCATCCTGTGCTGCAAACCTCCAATGTCACCGCTCATCTCAATGATGGGGTGTTTGACCAAACCGCCGCCGGAGCGTTGTAA
- the nadB gene encoding L-aspartate oxidase, protein MTNSAAASRTPRPPLSLQFDAIVVGAGAAGLYSALCLPSSLRVGLLTKDDLPLSASDWAQGGIAAAIAPDDSPKLHVEDTLKAGAGLCDEAAVRFLAEQAPACVRSLVTLGVAFDRHRDDLALTLEAAHSRRRVLHAADTTGRAVVSTLSRQVAGRDNITALSNAFVLDLWLDESGCCRGVCVLYEEKIAWVQARAVVLATGGGGQVFAKTTNPSVSTGDGVAIAARAGALLRDLEFVQFHPTALTLPDAPRFLISEAVRGEGAHLVNDAGRRFAFDYHPDGELAPRDVVSRAIFSYLQSTGADPADSHVWLDCRPIAPEQLQRRFPNILRVCRDWGIDPAQEPIPVAPAAHYWMGGIATDLQGRTSIPGLYAVGETASTGVHGANRLASNSLLECLVFGAQLAELELLSPASGTATPHVKTLPLEISLASETLEEIRHDLPRLLWKSAGICREAASLQEAIAQVQQWKQLEAEFPLAQQMQHLRPMQGYCLSSGAATWLLEWGELRNLLEVAELILKSAAFRCESRGGHYRSDFPQMRSQWTGHTLIHGERLWCGEGPGNLLDWG, encoded by the coding sequence ATGACCAACTCAGCGGCGGCCTCAAGGACTCCTCGTCCTCCGTTATCTTTGCAGTTTGATGCGATCGTGGTGGGGGCTGGTGCGGCTGGATTGTATTCTGCCCTCTGTTTGCCGTCATCGTTACGAGTTGGTTTGTTGACGAAGGATGATTTACCCCTGTCAGCGAGTGATTGGGCCCAGGGAGGAATTGCGGCGGCGATCGCCCCGGATGATTCCCCGAAGCTCCATGTGGAGGATACTCTCAAGGCGGGGGCCGGCCTCTGCGATGAGGCGGCGGTGAGGTTTTTGGCGGAACAGGCCCCCGCTTGTGTGCGATCGCTAGTGACGTTAGGGGTGGCCTTCGATCGCCATCGTGATGATTTGGCCTTAACCCTAGAGGCGGCCCATTCCCGGCGGCGGGTGCTTCATGCGGCGGATACGACGGGGCGAGCGGTGGTGAGTACCCTCAGCCGTCAGGTGGCTGGGCGAGACAATATCACGGCGTTATCCAATGCCTTTGTGTTGGATCTCTGGCTGGATGAGTCGGGCTGTTGTCGTGGGGTTTGTGTGCTTTATGAAGAAAAAATCGCCTGGGTGCAAGCCCGGGCGGTGGTTTTGGCGACTGGGGGAGGAGGACAGGTGTTTGCGAAGACGACCAATCCCTCAGTGAGTACGGGGGATGGGGTGGCGATCGCCGCTCGGGCGGGGGCCCTACTGCGAGATCTGGAGTTTGTGCAGTTTCACCCGACGGCGTTAACGCTCCCTGATGCCCCTCGCTTCCTGATTAGTGAGGCGGTACGGGGGGAGGGGGCCCATTTGGTGAATGATGCGGGACGACGCTTTGCCTTTGATTATCACCCGGATGGGGAGTTAGCCCCCCGAGATGTGGTGAGTCGGGCGATTTTTAGCTATTTACAAAGTACAGGGGCTGATCCGGCGGATTCTCATGTTTGGTTGGATTGTCGCCCCATCGCCCCGGAACAGTTACAGCGTCGCTTCCCCAATATTCTCCGGGTTTGCCGTGATTGGGGCATTGATCCCGCTCAGGAGCCGATTCCTGTGGCCCCGGCGGCTCATTATTGGATGGGAGGCATTGCTACAGATTTACAGGGGCGCACCTCGATTCCGGGACTCTATGCGGTGGGGGAAACGGCCAGTACGGGGGTGCATGGGGCCAATCGTTTAGCGAGTAATTCTTTGTTGGAATGTTTGGTGTTTGGGGCGCAGTTGGCTGAGTTAGAGCTACTTTCCCCGGCTTCGGGGACGGCTACCCCCCATGTCAAAACGCTCCCCCTGGAGATATCGCTGGCTTCTGAGACGTTAGAGGAGATTCGCCATGATTTACCCCGCTTGCTCTGGAAGAGTGCCGGGATTTGTCGTGAAGCGGCGAGCTTGCAGGAGGCGATCGCCCAGGTGCAGCAGTGGAAGCAGTTAGAGGCAGAATTTCCCCTGGCTCAGCAGATGCAACATCTCAGACCGATGCAGGGCTATTGCTTGTCCTCGGGGGCGGCTACCTGGCTGCTGGAGTGGGGGGAGTTGCGCAATTTGTTGGAGGTGGCCGAGTTGATTCTCAAAAGTGCGGCGTTTCGTTGTGAGAGTCGGGGGGGCCATTATCGCAGTGACTTCCCGCAGATGCGATCGCAATGGACGGGCCACACCCTGATTCACGGAGAACGGCTCTGGTGTGGTGAGGGCCCGGGAAATCTCCTGGACTGGGGTTAG
- a CDS encoding addiction module protein, with protein MLTLNQIISEATALSDSDKAVLIEKVMESMTEQREAERLREGVRIAQERIAEIDEGTVQTIPGDIALAQVRQLFGQ; from the coding sequence ATGTTAACTCTAAACCAAATCATTTCGGAAGCCACTGCATTATCGGATTCAGACAAGGCGGTTTTGATTGAAAAAGTCATGGAAAGCATGACGGAGCAACGGGAAGCGGAGCGTTTAAGGGAAGGGGTCAGAATAGCTCAAGAACGCATTGCTGAGATTGATGAGGGAACTGTGCAAACAATCCCTGGAGATATTGCTTTAGCTCAAGTTCGGCAACTCTTCGGACAATGA
- a CDS encoding nucleotidyltransferase domain-containing protein, producing MNLTLEPILKDLKDELSALYRDRLVYLTLFGSQARGDQDLESDIDVLVVLQAPVNPGEEIQRTGKIVADISLNYDVVISCIFMDKIQYHTHDNALLRNIRKDGVLL from the coding sequence ATGAACTTAACTCTTGAACCCATCCTCAAAGACTTAAAAGATGAGTTGAGCGCACTCTATCGCGATCGCCTTGTCTATCTTACTCTTTTTGGTTCCCAAGCCCGTGGCGATCAAGACCTTGAGTCAGATATTGATGTCTTGGTGGTGTTGCAAGCACCTGTTAATCCTGGCGAAGAAATCCAACGTACTGGAAAAATTGTTGCAGATATTTCTCTCAACTATGACGTTGTGATTAGCTGCATATTCATGGATAAAATTCAATACCATACTCATGACAATGCTCTGCTTCGCAACATTCGTAAAGATGGTGTTTTGTTATGA
- a CDS encoding dihydroorotase, whose translation MTAVESLGEQAAQSLVIRRARVVDPISECDRILDVWLHEGRIEQVGVDLESVPADCPELDAEGLILAPGLVDLYSYSAEPGFEDRETLADLKRSALAGGYTRLALLAQQDELVDGAAGVAQLRALATQPSTPQPQCYVWGNLTQGRQGEQMTELLELKQSQVIGFADGRPLNNPLLLRRILEYGQGLSLPIALYGCDRRLMGSGAARDSADSLRLGLPPIPASAETTAVSMILELVAELGTPVHLMRLSTARAVELVAAAKAQGHPISASTPWTHLIWDTRDLQEYDSNLHLDPPLGTPSDRQALREAVKSDTIDAISIDHCPYTYEEKTVAFSESPPGTVGFDVALSLLWQRLVMTQEWTALELWKALSSRPAQCLGQTPASVTPHQTAELVLFNPHQSWRVNRSSLASQAYNTPVLDTQLQGRVQQVWCG comes from the coding sequence ATGACGGCTGTGGAGTCCCTAGGGGAACAGGCGGCTCAGTCTCTGGTCATCCGCCGTGCTCGCGTGGTCGATCCCATCTCCGAGTGCGATCGCATCCTCGATGTTTGGTTGCACGAGGGACGCATTGAACAGGTGGGGGTTGACCTAGAGTCGGTCCCCGCAGACTGTCCTGAACTCGACGCGGAGGGACTAATCCTCGCCCCCGGTTTGGTGGATTTATATAGCTACAGTGCCGAACCGGGTTTTGAAGACCGGGAAACCTTGGCTGACTTGAAACGCTCGGCCTTAGCTGGGGGCTACACGCGCCTGGCCCTGTTAGCGCAACAGGATGAGTTAGTGGACGGTGCTGCTGGAGTCGCGCAACTGCGGGCCCTGGCGACCCAACCCTCGACCCCCCAGCCTCAATGTTACGTTTGGGGAAATCTCACCCAGGGACGCCAGGGGGAACAGATGACCGAACTCCTGGAGTTGAAACAGTCCCAGGTTATCGGGTTCGCCGATGGTCGTCCCCTCAACAACCCATTGCTGCTGCGGCGTATTTTGGAATATGGACAAGGGTTAAGCCTCCCCATTGCCCTCTATGGCTGCGATCGCCGTCTCATGGGGTCAGGAGCGGCCCGAGACAGTGCCGATAGCCTGCGCTTAGGACTTCCCCCCATCCCCGCCAGCGCAGAAACCACCGCCGTCTCGATGATTTTGGAATTGGTAGCGGAGTTGGGAACCCCAGTCCATCTGATGCGCCTCTCCACCGCGCGGGCCGTGGAACTGGTGGCCGCCGCCAAAGCTCAGGGCCATCCCATTAGTGCCAGCACCCCCTGGACTCACCTCATTTGGGATACCCGCGACTTACAGGAGTATGACTCGAACTTACATCTTGACCCCCCCTTAGGAACCCCGAGCGATCGCCAGGCCCTACGAGAAGCCGTAAAAAGTGACACCATCGACGCGATCTCGATCGACCACTGCCCTTATACTTATGAGGAAAAGACCGTTGCTTTTTCTGAATCTCCTCCTGGGACTGTTGGCTTCGATGTGGCGCTGTCCTTACTTTGGCAACGGTTGGTTATGACCCAGGAATGGACCGCCCTAGAATTATGGAAAGCCCTAAGTTCTCGTCCTGCTCAGTGTTTGGGACAAACTCCGGCCTCTGTGACTCCCCATCAAACGGCCGAACTGGTTCTGTTTAACCCCCATCAATCCTGGCGGGTCAACCGTAGTTCCCTAGCCTCGCAAGCCTACAATACCCCCGTTCTGGACACACAACTCCAGGGCCGGGTTCAACAAGTCTGGTGCGGTTAG
- the psbU gene encoding photosystem II complex extrinsic protein PsbU yields MKRLVRLFAVVCICVGLLGWVVPLQPALANEGVELKNSFDAKLDTEFGKKIDINNTNVRAFRKYRGMYPTLAGLIVQNAPYENVEDVLEIPSLSERQKQILQENLKYFTVTDPEAFLNEGDDRINNGIY; encoded by the coding sequence ATGAAACGATTAGTTCGTCTATTTGCAGTTGTGTGTATCTGTGTGGGCTTGCTCGGTTGGGTTGTCCCCCTACAGCCGGCCCTGGCGAATGAAGGGGTTGAGCTGAAAAACTCCTTTGATGCCAAACTGGATACGGAGTTTGGCAAAAAGATTGATATCAACAACACCAATGTCCGCGCCTTCCGCAAATATCGCGGGATGTATCCGACCTTAGCAGGTCTGATCGTTCAGAACGCTCCCTATGAGAACGTCGAAGATGTGCTGGAGATTCCTAGCCTCAGCGAGCGTCAGAAGCAGATTCTACAAGAGAATCTCAAGTATTTCACCGTTACCGATCCTGAGGCCTTCCTCAATGAAGGGGATGATCGCATTAACAACGGAATTTACTAA